In the genome of Zootoca vivipara chromosome 6, rZooViv1.1, whole genome shotgun sequence, the window CTGACAAGCAAAACATGGAAGCAAGAATCCTCACCTGTCATTTGCCCCCGCACTGGCAGCTGTTATTCATTAATGGGTAGACTGTACCTAGATGGGGAGGTTCTCTTCAGCTGCCATAGCTCATACCTTAGGGCTCGATTGTGCCATCTCCATGAATGTAATTAATGTTCTATGATATAAGCACATAAGagcagtcctgctggatcagatcaaggaACCACCTGGTCCAGAATGTTTTATACATCACCAGCCAGATGTACACCTGTAATGCAGGACCCCGTCAGGAAAAAGTGCATCCCTATTCCTCCCAATTGCTGCTCAATGGGCACAGAGTAGTGGAGGCATCCAATGTAATGGCTCAAGCTGGAATCCttggcacacttacctgggagtaaataccACTGAACTCAACTTATTTTTAAGTAGAAGGGGAAGGGATGtcgctcagcagtagagcatctgctttgcatggagaaggtcccaggttcagtccatggcatctccaggtaaggctgagagtgtcccttgtctgaaactgtggagagccactgccagtcagtacagaTAATgtttagctagatggaccaatggtctgattcagtataaggtggCTTTCCTATGTACATATCAGATTGTAccacatatttttcaaaacacacaTTACAGTGCAATTGTAgatgggtctactcagaagtgtttttaaaaaacagcctattgagttcaatggggcttactccctggaaAGTGCCTTAGCATTGCAGTCTCAGACCCTGCTTGTGGCACACCAGCACATCCCAGTTTCGGACTCGCATTGCCTTTACAGATTTTGCACACCATTTTTGTCCCCAGACCGAAGTACAACCATCACAAAACAATCAATTTAGGAACAAGCAACCCCACTAGGAAAagtgtgtggggaggagggaaccAGTAGCATCATAAATACAACTATGGGAAACAGACAGCATGGGAAGCATGTCTAAATAAGTCTGCTTGGGACATTTTCCTAAAGGCTgggagggaagaggcagggaAGAATTTCCAGAGCCTAGGCACACCTCTGGAAAGGTCCTGTTATATGTACTGTCCAATTGCACATCAGATGGTGGTAAGATGTAGAGGAAAGCCTCTTCAGAAAGTCTTCGCTGGTGAGCAGAGTCCTGTGGAGGGAGCAAGGTAAGGGGTCCTTCAGATATCACAAACCCAAGATGTATACTTAGAACTGGGCTTCAAAAATACACTGAGGgccacctttacctttaccaagtaGATATAGAGTCTGTGAATAAAGAGTCTGTGGCAGTAGCAGAGTATAGTTGTCCAACAGTCTTCAGAGTCAGCCCCATGCAGAGGatgttgcagtagtccagcctACATGTAATCAAAGCATGTGTAATCGTGGCTTGATCTGCCTTCTCCAAGAAGGGTCACAGCTAGCACCTTAGTCACAGATGCACAAAGCACACTTTGTGGCCACTGTAACAACCTGCCCTCCAGAGGTAGGGCTGGGTCTAGAGACACTGTCAGACTGAAAGCCTGATCTTTCAGAGGGCGTGCTACTCCATCCAGATCCTTAACGCCTACAGATGTCTGCAGATCAAGttcctgttaaaggcacaggtaCAAAGGCTGATAAAAGAGTTGGCAACCCTAGCCTAGGACTTTGCTTCCTCCCCATCCTGTTCTAAGAATTGCCAATTGCTTAACCCTCCAGAAATCTGATCTTTATGTCCAGCTCTGAGAGATGCAAGACAGAGAGGCACTTTGGCTATTTCTGGCATGTAACAAACAGGTTTGTCACCCAGGAGGTCagatctccttcccttcccccccccccagcggagGGAAGGGAAGGTGGACAGAAACAGCTGAGAAACATTAGCAATGAGCCATCCTGCCTGTGGAGGGTCAGAATCTGTATGCACGCTCAGTTCAGATATCAAATGCAGTCATGTAGCATGTCGCGTCATGAAGTCCACACGTGGCAAGCCTTGATGGAAGGAATTATTACAGAAGGGTACACCAACCTTTTCTCTGTGTTGTGGAAGATAAGGTGTCTGTCTTGCCCAGAGACACAGACTGTGCTTTTAGTTACACGCAACAGCCTAAACCATATCCTCTATTCTCCCACGATGGGTTTCTGCAAAAAGAACTGTACAGAGCTGGAGTAGCTAAGTAGCTGAAAGTTTGAGCAGTGAGGGAACAACTCCCTGGTTCAAATCACACCACAGCTATGAGCTCCCTTGGTTGACCTGGGCCAAGCTACTATTTTAAAGCCTCAGGCCCACCCTGCCAGCTTTGTGCTAGGATAGTAATAATACTGGCCCACTTTACaggaacataggaggctgccttctACCCAGTCAAACCAATGGTCcagccagctcagtattgtctgaaaAGGTGGGCCTTTTCAGCCTAAAGGCCACGTTCCCTTCCTGGGAACTTTTCAGGAGGCCACAAATCAGTGAAAACTAGTCTGGTGGGTCGcttggttagagtgtcagactaccAGGTTTTGATCTCCCTCGGCCATGGAGCCCCCAGGGTGACTCTgagtcagtcactgcctctcagcctaacctacctcacagggttgttgtgaggataaaaggaggagggggatggctatgtatgccaccttgagagccttggagggaaaggtgggatataaatgcagcaaataaaataCCAGTGGGGGGtgtgggcagaggcaaaagtggtcagAACAAAATTTTAGCTTTGTAAAACAGGCTAGTTTATCCATACATCCACAACCCCCCCCTCTAGCCCCCATCCAAGTAAGTAAGAGGCATTCACAGAAGTCAAAGAAATTCCAGCATGGGtgcagccaggatttttttttgggggggcggacaTTTGTTGTGAGGTGGCAGAACTGATATGATTAGTCAGTaaattaagtatttctattgttttacttgatctgggggggggagttccccataggcatagccaggggggcagggaggggctgctgcccaccctaaatcaataaattaaaaataagtacatagcaaactgaggttctgcgccCCTTAAGAAAAGGCCTGCCCCCCTCaataaaaatcctggctacacccatcgagctctcccaccccaccccaccccctggctatgcccatgaattCCGgctaggcaaaaacacccaaggagagTACGAAGTAGGGCGGtttgagaggtgtggcctgggggagaGAGGGTGTGGCTAAGAAAGGGTTGTGGCCTTGAGGCAGTCCCAAGGGCCTTAGAGAAACTGTGGGGTAGAATGCATTTGGCCCCTAGATTAGGGTCACATCTAAAGGCAATTCCAGTTGACCGTAGAGGCATagcaaacctttggccctccagatgttactgaactacaactcccattgcccctggcaattggccatgcatcctggggctgataggaattgtagttcagcaacatctggagggccccaggttctcCACTCATCTCTTTCAAATTCCTCCAACCGTTTTGTGCAGGAGGCCAATATATATATGTCACCTATGATATTCCTTTACAAAGCAGCGTTATCCTTAATACGCCTTACAGGCCACGCTTCCGCTCCAATGGCACCCAAGAAGAAAGCCCCAAAGAAGAGCAAGCCGTCAAAGATGGAGACGTCTACGAATGTCACCATGGTAGAGGACTCTTCTCTTGACATTGACCACCATCAGCAACTCGACGGCTTGTTTGAAAATGGTTCAGGTGGCTTCCTCTGCACTGCCACAGAAGTCACAAATCCTAGCCATGGAACCAGTGTTCTGGAGGAGATGAGCCTCATGCACCAGGAGCGTTTCCTCTGTGACCTCACTATcgtcacaaaaacaaaatccttcaGCGTTCACAAGTTGGTCATGTCTTCCTGCAGCGAATTTTTCAGAAGCCTGCTGAAAAAAGACCCAAACCTTCAACAAGTGGACCTCAAAGATGCCTCCTCCTTAGGCTTGGCTACTGCCATTGCCTACACCTACACCGGAAAGCTGAACCTTTCTCTGTACACCATTGGGAGCACCATTTCCATAGCCAGCCGCCTGAGGATGTATGCTCTGCTCAACATGTGCACAGACTTCCTCATCCAGGAGATGAATGtggaaaactggatgtacatcgCCAACCTGGCAGACACATACAACCTCAGCCAGGCGAAGGATGCTGCAAGGAAGTTCATCCGAGAATGCTTCCTGGAGTTCTCCGACACTGAACAGTTCATGAAACTCACCTTCGATCAGCTCAACGAACTGCTGATGGACGACAACCTTCAGTTCCCCAATGAGGTGGTGGTCTTTCAGATCGTCATGAAATGGATCGAGTTTGATCCCAAGCGGATCAAACATGCCGCCGACCTCCTGAACAATGTCCGGTTTGGCACGATCCCAGCTCACGACTTGATCAACTACATCCAGCCTGTGCCGTGCATGATGCAGAACCCGGAATGCCACAAGCTCCTGGTAGACGCTATGAATTACCACTTGTTGCCTTATCAGCAAAATGACCTCCAGTCCAGAAGGACCAAGATTCGAGGAAGCCGTAAAGTGTTGCTCATGGTTGGGGGCCGCCCGTGCTCAGCCGAGAAAGCTCTTAGCAAAGATGTAAGCTACAGAGATCAAGAAGGAAACTGGAATAAGCTAACAGAGATGCCCACCAAATGTTTTAACCAGTGTGTTGTGGTGATGGATGGATTCCTCTACGTGGCTGGTGGAGAGGATCAAACTGATGCCCGGAACCAGGCAAAGCATGCAGTTAACAACCTGTGCAGGTAACGGGGAGGTTGCATCTTGAGTGACACTGTCTAAATAGGGTGCCCAAGCAGGGGTCTTCCTCATGCCTGAAATCCATGTTGGGGAACTCCAATTCCTATTATCCCCAGCCATCATGGACAATGGTTTGGGgagctgtattccagcaacatctgaagaggcCAGCAGTTTCCCAGCCCTGGATATACTGGGGGTCACCTGCCAGAGGCACAAGTAGGCAGaacaacaaatgtgaattttaccaaCTGTAGACTAGTTTCTGTACTCCCAGCCCTCTCTATCCCCcgtctaggcaagcaagaggcattgtcaaaACTCAAATACACATTCCAGCcagtggggaaaaaaatcaaagacTGTATGAAGGGcaggtgagaggtgtggcctggggagagtcccacgGGCCAAGTAGAGAGACCTAGTGGGTTGTATGTGGCCCCtggggctgaggttccccacacctgatgtatAAACTGCCTCACAGGGCAGAGAAAAAGAACCTCAATTTAAAAATAGcatcacaaaataaaaatcacatataggtaggtaggtagacagATACAGTACTGTAGATCTGAATATCAGTATCGATCTCTAAATGCTTGTGTAAAAAGCCGTATTTTAAGTTGGCTTCTTAAGGACAGTCCTGTAGATGTCTTACATATTATAAGAGGGAAGGCATTCtaaagttgggggaggggggtcaccACCGAAAAGGTCCTTTTCAGGGCAAACAGCTAGCAAGGCTTGAAGGGTTTTGGGGTGGTGAGGTGGACTGAGGtgtatggaggaaaaggctatcccTGGCTGCTAGTGCTGCAtgctgcctccactgttggagggaagatgcctctgaagaccagtttctgggaatcacaagtggggagagttgctggtgcactcaggtcctgcttacactttctccataggcatctggttggccactgagaacaggctgctgaactagatgggcatttgggctgattcagcagccaggctcttctcatATTATGTTCCTTTGGACAGAGGAAAGTACTTATTTCTAACCCTGATTTTTATTGAGGACAGAAGCCTAAGGCATGTCACAAAAAATTATTTCATGGGCGAGAGAGACATTTTAATAGACATCCGTTTGAGCCAAAAAATCAAGGGGCACAACAGGCAGAGGAACTTTAGATGTGTTTTGAGGCAGTATGTTTTTCCCCCAGGGGCACCTAGAAAAAAGGGAATGTTCTCCATGACTCTGGGCTTAGTGGACTTATGGCCCTGCTGCacttatttacagtcatacctcggtttaagtacgcctcggtttgagtattttcagtttaagtactccgtggacccgtctggaacggattaatccactttccattactttcaatgggaaagttcgcttcaggttaagtacgcttcaggttaagtacagacttccggaaccaattgtgtttgtaaaccgagataccactgtatttagaaaatGTATAACCTGTGACCCCTTAAGTAAACAGCCCTCAAGTTTGCTAGGGGCCCCATCTGAGGAGTGGGACCCCAAACTGTTACTTGAGGCCTCACTAGGCAAACTCAGACCCCCTGCTTCAACCACACATAAGAAGCCAACACAGCAACACCTGTGGAGCCTGCTGGATAAGCCCAGTGGTCCATTAAGTACAgcgtcctcttctcacagtggccaagcagatgcctgtgggaaacccacaagcaggcccCAAGCACAGcttccaactatggaggcagagcagagcatagccatcacactCAATGGCGACAATGACAAACTCTCTTCCCCTCTGCAGGTATGATCCCCGTTTCGGCACCTGGCTGCACTTGGCCAGCATGTCACACAGAAGAACTCACTTCAGCCTCAGTGCCTTCAATGGGAACCTCTATGCCATCGGGGGACGTAATGCCAAGGGGACCCTAGTCTCTCTTGAATGCTACATCCCTTCAGCCAACACCTGGCAAGCCAAAGCAAACATGGACTTGccccgctgctgccatgccagCGTGGTCATCGATGGCAAGATCCTGGTGACGGGCGGCTACGTCAACAACGCCTACTCCCGTACCGTTTGCAGCTATGACCCCGCCACAGATTCATGGCGAGATGGTGCATGGCTGAGCAGCCCCCGAGGCTGGCACTGCGCTGCCACCTTAGTAGATCGTGCCTACGTCCTGGGCGGCAGCCAGTTGGGTCCCAGGGGGGAGAGGGTGGACGTCATCCCTGTGGAGTGCTACAACCCTTCCACGAACCAGTGGAGCTACATGGCCCCCCTGCCCACCGGCTTGAGCATGGCGGGGGTGGCCACCCTCGGTGGGCAAATCTTGCTTGTCGGTGGTTGGAATGAGAGTGGGAAAAAGTATCAGAAGAGCATCCACGCCTACAATCCGGACCTGAACGAATGGACAGAGGAAGGAGAACTTTCTGAAGGTACCGTGGGGGTCTCCTGCTGCACCATTGCCCTTCCGCACTCAAGCACCAGGGGCTCCAGAGCCAGCTCAGCTGCTTCAGCAACAGTCAGCATTTAAGGGTGAGAGGATGGTTGTATGGAATGGAGGAAAGAGTCAGAACTGCCCTCAGCTGGCACGATCAGGGGGTTCACAAGAACGTTGAAATACTTCTTTAAAAATCTCATTAAAAATCTCTTTTGCCAGCTTCCAGGAGATAAATATTCTACCTGTAGAGCAGGTGTGGGCAGCTCTTGGTCCTCTATATGTTGCAGAAATACAAacctcatcatccctggccactggccatgctcgctgaggctgatgggaattgtagttcagcaacacttcCAAGGCCAAAGGTCCTCCAAACTTGCTTTAGACAATTAGCAGTGTCTTACTGCAACATGGGAGGCTAACCTGCAGCCTTCTAGATGTTATTGGACAACCCCCACCCTTGACTATTGGGGTTAATGGCATGCAagtgcatctggagggccacaaattagTTACCCATGCACTACAGCTTCCCTCACAGAAAAATAAGTAACAGGGCTGAATACAGCATCTCCTTCCCATGGTTTTACTTTAACAACACTTTTAAAGCACAATTTCTGGTCCCTCAAGCGAAACCGGAAGATGTCATTTGAGCTGAAATAtatcgcgcccccccccccagccttcagCTTCTACCCCCAAATATCACCaccagttttttaaaagaaaggtgtGACCCTTAAGGCCTACCTTGAATGAACTGCGTCACTGAGATATAGGATTCCCCAGGTCTAAATTAAAAATCTGAAGAACACTTTACAAATTTGTGTTGTGTCGTCTCTGGTGTGGAGGAACTTTGAAATGGCATCCAGTGTGTTCTGTCAACCAATGACTCTCTTGAAATGAAGTTTTCAAGGAAGGGATTTAGGCTGCAAATCCTGCACACTCATACCTGGCTTCAACACTGCCCATTCAGGCCCTTGCAGTTTTATAGCCTCCCCATCCCCGGAGTACCACCCGTAAGAACAAAAGGGTTTCTCATCAAACCTTTTACATTAATAATTTCTCTTTCACACCATGCCTCAAGGAAGTACGTTGCTAGGGGACAAAATAATTATGAGAGGCAAATGAAGCTTAGTTAATTGCAGGGTGGTTGACAGCACTTTTCCCCACCACCCTGGGCAAGGAGGGCACGTGTGCTTGGAAGTGtttgtactgagctgaatcaaaCTCAGGGGATTGTACAATTGTGGTGACAGCGGTTATCCATTACCAATGAAGGCACAATATTTTCCTGTTTTCACACAGGCCTGCCTCATGTTTTATACCAGGTCCATCTAACCCAATAGTATCTACTAAGTAAGGATGCAACAACAGGAAATTtgtggatttcttttaaaaatttctaCAGGTAGCAGTGAAAACTGGAAGGAAAACATCCCTCCCCTTGGCAGTccgggccggctctaggggtaggctgggtggcacggggctggcaggggggtgccatgctgcgcgctgcgcctgcccaccagggcgggggcgccagagcgatctccgcaccacggcgccagacatgcttgagatggccctgttgGCAGTCCTTATCTGGATCACCTCCCATTGCTACTTGGCAGTTTAAATAGGTGGAAATCCCTGCACTGTGTAATTTTGATGCCAACATTTGTCCTGCAAAATCTCTGATAGGTCTTTCCAGAATTGTTTCCCTATGATGCATTTAGTTGGAGAGTTCTACACTCAACCTCAGCCTTCTGTGTCCATAGTTAGGTACTCTGCCACTCAGCTACAGCCCCTTCAATTACCTAAAAAAATAAACCTGACATAGCAGCTCACTTTTGCCTGTCCCCACCTTGACCAATAGAGGTGGTATGTTCAGCTCCCTGTTATCACTGCACACAAGTATCACTGTAGCAAGCCTTCAGCTGTCTCCACTAAGTGCACATA includes:
- the LOC118087670 gene encoding kelch-like protein 31; its protein translation is MAPKKKAPKKSKPSKMETSTNVTMVEDSSLDIDHHQQLDGLFENGSGGFLCTATEVTNPSHGTSVLEEMSLMHQERFLCDLTIVTKTKSFSVHKLVMSSCSEFFRSLLKKDPNLQQVDLKDASSLGLATAIAYTYTGKLNLSLYTIGSTISIASRLRMYALLNMCTDFLIQEMNVENWMYIANLADTYNLSQAKDAARKFIRECFLEFSDTEQFMKLTFDQLNELLMDDNLQFPNEVVVFQIVMKWIEFDPKRIKHAADLLNNVRFGTIPAHDLINYIQPVPCMMQNPECHKLLVDAMNYHLLPYQQNDLQSRRTKIRGSRKVLLMVGGRPCSAEKALSKDVSYRDQEGNWNKLTEMPTKCFNQCVVVMDGFLYVAGGEDQTDARNQAKHAVNNLCRYDPRFGTWLHLASMSHRRTHFSLSAFNGNLYAIGGRNAKGTLVSLECYIPSANTWQAKANMDLPRCCHASVVIDGKILVTGGYVNNAYSRTVCSYDPATDSWRDGAWLSSPRGWHCAATLVDRAYVLGGSQLGPRGERVDVIPVECYNPSTNQWSYMAPLPTGLSMAGVATLGGQILLVGGWNESGKKYQKSIHAYNPDLNEWTEEGELSEGTVGVSCCTIALPHSSTRGSRASSAASATVSI